One segment of Streptomyces sp. NA02950 DNA contains the following:
- a CDS encoding LuxR C-terminal-related transcriptional regulator, which yields MPSPVISAREAEVLALLGEFLSNAEIAARLFISVRTVESHVSSLLRKLQMPDRRALSRHAAEAARAGQSRPAPALPAPLTAFIGRGREREQLAGEVLAHRLVTVVGPGGVGKTRLALAVAADVAEGFADGVWFVNLVPITEPSRVGATVAAAVGVGERPGRGIDDAVPAALADRRALLVLDNCEQVRDGVAPFLERLLAACPRLRVLVTSRARLMVPFERVFPVPPLSRTGGEESEAVALFMDRAAAVGQPPGPAVGTGVVAICERLGGMALAIELAAARWSTLGLDGLAAGLGDQLRILTGGPRADERHRSVRAVLDWSHDLLEPRDQALLRRVSVFVAPFTAEAAAGVAGFAPLDPTTVVDGLGRLAEQSLLAVTPSAAGTRYQALETIRQYGTERLSDADELIDVRSRHLDWCVSGATALEGTSGADWRARFDAVADDLRAALTWAADQPERRADAHGLAVSLAELAFSRNLLGESQQRYEQAAGLAAAAGGAALRQAASVAGCRRLGDDMFRLHRAAGEAARRAGDDIRAGRDLAEAATAAYRFSTSFTRIPTVDEVKAMLVEARELAGDSPDAEAAVALAQAAVVADAFGALQGDAENTAHETAELARQAVALARRTGDPVAMSAAIDALSGAQSWTGDAFAVAAAARRRIDILASVPPTPASTHELMDALAMAAGTALGVGELPEARRWGGQLADHPLMAEAGHHATSWILVADAFAGRAEEVLTRSVRFLEAWGQSGRPRSLSLGAAAASVAMVQGLRGDQDARAAWLAIVDEADTAAEHRHGYGAVFDAILLLHRGEVNAALERVAPEPEQVWKWVCWVWLHWYVALRAEAAVLAGHPDARGRIDAARTVVPGNPVATALVDRAEALLDGDLPRLLAAAAAFDAADCPYQSARTLLLAGGEHATAGTAALAGLGLAPGPSGSRRQPSVP from the coding sequence CCGCGCGGTTGTTCATCTCGGTGCGCACGGTCGAGTCGCATGTCTCCTCGCTCCTGCGCAAGCTTCAGATGCCGGATCGGCGGGCGCTGTCCCGGCACGCGGCGGAGGCAGCCCGGGCCGGTCAGTCGCGCCCGGCCCCCGCCCTCCCGGCGCCACTGACGGCGTTCATCGGCCGGGGGCGGGAGCGCGAACAGCTGGCCGGGGAGGTGTTGGCGCACCGGTTGGTGACCGTGGTCGGTCCGGGTGGGGTGGGCAAGACCCGCCTCGCGCTGGCGGTGGCCGCCGACGTGGCGGAGGGCTTCGCCGACGGAGTGTGGTTCGTGAACCTGGTCCCGATCACCGAGCCGAGCCGGGTGGGGGCGACGGTCGCGGCGGCCGTGGGTGTGGGCGAGCGACCCGGGCGCGGCATCGACGACGCGGTGCCGGCCGCGCTGGCGGACCGCCGGGCGCTGCTGGTGCTGGACAACTGCGAGCAGGTGCGTGACGGGGTGGCGCCGTTCCTGGAACGGCTGTTGGCGGCCTGTCCGCGGTTGCGCGTGCTCGTGACGAGCCGTGCCCGCCTGATGGTGCCGTTCGAGCGGGTCTTCCCGGTCCCGCCGCTGTCGCGGACCGGCGGCGAGGAGTCGGAGGCGGTGGCCCTCTTCATGGACCGGGCGGCGGCGGTCGGTCAGCCGCCGGGTCCGGCGGTGGGCACGGGGGTCGTGGCCATCTGCGAACGGCTCGGAGGCATGGCGCTGGCGATCGAGCTGGCCGCGGCGCGGTGGTCCACGCTCGGACTGGACGGCCTCGCGGCCGGCCTCGGTGATCAGCTGAGGATCCTCACCGGCGGGCCCCGCGCCGACGAACGGCACCGGTCGGTGCGGGCGGTGCTGGACTGGAGCCATGACCTGCTGGAGCCGCGGGACCAGGCTTTGTTGCGCCGGGTGTCGGTGTTCGTCGCTCCGTTCACCGCTGAGGCGGCCGCCGGGGTGGCAGGGTTCGCCCCGCTGGATCCGACCACGGTGGTCGATGGGCTCGGCAGGCTCGCCGAGCAGAGCCTGCTGGCCGTGACACCGTCCGCGGCCGGTACCCGGTACCAGGCGCTGGAGACCATCCGGCAGTACGGAACGGAGCGTCTGAGCGACGCGGATGAGCTGATCGATGTCCGGTCCCGCCACCTGGACTGGTGCGTGTCCGGCGCCACCGCCCTCGAGGGGACTTCGGGCGCGGACTGGCGCGCCCGGTTCGACGCCGTGGCGGACGACCTCCGGGCCGCCCTCACCTGGGCCGCCGACCAGCCGGAGCGCCGCGCGGACGCGCACGGACTCGCGGTGTCCCTCGCCGAACTGGCCTTCTCCCGCAATCTGCTCGGCGAGTCCCAGCAGCGGTACGAGCAGGCGGCCGGGCTCGCCGCCGCCGCCGGTGGCGCGGCGCTGCGGCAGGCCGCCTCGGTGGCCGGGTGCCGCAGGCTCGGTGACGACATGTTCCGGCTGCACCGTGCCGCCGGGGAGGCAGCTCGCCGGGCCGGGGACGACATCCGTGCCGGCCGCGACCTGGCGGAAGCCGCCACCGCCGCGTACCGCTTCTCGACCTCGTTCACGCGGATTCCCACTGTGGACGAGGTGAAGGCCATGCTCGTGGAGGCGCGGGAGCTGGCCGGTGACTCCCCGGACGCCGAGGCGGCGGTGGCGCTGGCCCAGGCGGCGGTGGTCGCGGACGCGTTCGGGGCGCTTCAGGGAGACGCGGAGAACACCGCGCACGAGACGGCCGAGCTCGCCCGGCAGGCCGTCGCACTCGCCCGGCGAACGGGAGACCCGGTGGCGATGTCCGCCGCCATCGACGCGCTCTCCGGCGCCCAGAGCTGGACTGGTGACGCGTTCGCCGTCGCGGCCGCCGCCCGGCGACGGATCGACATCCTGGCTTCCGTACCGCCCACTCCCGCCAGTACGCATGAGCTGATGGACGCCCTCGCGATGGCCGCCGGAACCGCCCTCGGCGTGGGCGAACTGCCGGAAGCCCGACGGTGGGGAGGGCAGCTCGCCGACCACCCGTTGATGGCCGAGGCGGGCCACCACGCCACGTCCTGGATCCTGGTGGCGGACGCGTTCGCGGGCCGTGCCGAGGAGGTACTCACCCGCAGTGTGCGGTTCCTCGAGGCGTGGGGGCAGAGTGGCCGCCCGCGCTCGCTCTCCCTCGGCGCCGCCGCCGCGTCGGTGGCCATGGTCCAAGGGCTGCGCGGCGACCAGGACGCCCGGGCGGCCTGGCTCGCGATCGTCGACGAGGCGGACACGGCGGCGGAGCACCGCCATGGCTACGGTGCGGTGTTCGACGCCATCCTCCTGCTCCACCGCGGGGAGGTGAACGCGGCGCTGGAGCGGGTCGCGCCGGAGCCGGAGCAGGTGTGGAAGTGGGTGTGCTGGGTCTGGCTGCACTGGTACGTGGCGCTTCGGGCGGAGGCGGCGGTGCTCGCGGGGCACCCGGACGCCCGGGGCCGGATCGACGCCGCCCGGACCGTGGTTCCCGGCAACCCGGTCGCCACCGCCCTGGTGGACCGTGCTGAGGCGCTGCTCGACGGCGACCTGCCGCGGCTGCTCGCCGCCGCGGCGGCGTTCGACGCGGCCGACTGCCCCTACCAGTCGGCACGCACACTGCTGCTCGCCGGGGGCGAGCACGCCACCGCGGGAACGGCCGCGCTCGCCGGCCTCGGCCTGGCCCCGGGGCCGTCCGGTAGCCGCCGACAGCCGTCTGTCCCATGA
- a CDS encoding iron chaperone, with protein MTSTESSTYEGFTPEERAAMKEHAQEQKKAARRSSPAVKAAEAERDVLAKIAEMEGSDRSMAERVHAIVKANAPVLAPKLWYGMPAYALDGKVVCFFQSAAKFKARYATLGFNDPAKLDEGSMWATAFALTEVTAEVEARIATLVKQAVS; from the coding sequence ATGACCAGCACCGAAAGCAGCACATACGAGGGGTTCACGCCGGAGGAGCGGGCCGCGATGAAGGAGCACGCCCAGGAGCAGAAGAAGGCGGCGCGCCGCAGCTCGCCGGCGGTCAAGGCGGCGGAGGCGGAACGGGACGTGCTCGCGAAGATCGCCGAGATGGAGGGCTCCGACCGGAGCATGGCCGAGCGCGTCCATGCCATCGTCAAGGCCAATGCCCCGGTCCTTGCCCCGAAGCTCTGGTACGGGATGCCCGCCTACGCACTGGACGGCAAGGTCGTCTGCTTCTTCCAGAGCGCGGCGAAGTTCAAGGCGCGCTACGCGACCCTCGGGTTCAACGACCCGGCAAAGCTGGACGAGGGCTCGATGTGGGCGACCGCCTTCGCCCTGACCGAGGTGACGGCCGAGGTGGAGGCGCGGATCGCCACACTGGTGAAGCAGGCGGTGAGCTGA
- a CDS encoding TetR family transcriptional regulator, whose protein sequence is MLTTETTTEHSVTAEQSAKRTTRPSFTETGRRAQIVAAAIDIIAEAGYQPGLVRKIAEHAGLSSTGMISYHFHGRDDLMREVVAEVMRLAEGYVRPPYRGPRELRGPPACLHRGRPRPVRRVPEPPRGGRRDPRQPRGDDPGMVAFLGMT, encoded by the coding sequence GTGCTGACCACGGAAACCACCACCGAGCACAGTGTGACGGCCGAGCAATCGGCGAAACGCACGACCAGGCCCTCGTTCACGGAGACGGGCCGCCGTGCCCAGATCGTCGCCGCGGCGATCGACATCATCGCCGAGGCCGGGTACCAACCGGGCCTCGTTCGGAAGATCGCGGAGCACGCCGGGCTGAGCAGCACGGGGATGATCTCCTACCACTTTCACGGGCGGGACGACCTGATGCGCGAGGTCGTCGCCGAGGTGATGCGGCTCGCGGAGGGCTACGTCCGCCCCCCGTATCGAGGCCCACGAGAGCTACGCGGCCCGCCTGCGTGCCTCCATCGAGGGCGACCTCGACCCGTTCGCCGAGTACCCGAACCACCTCGCGGCGGTCGTCGAGATCCTCGCCAACCTCGCGGCGACGACCCCGGCATGGTCGCGTTCCTCGGCATGACATGA
- a CDS encoding helix-turn-helix domain-containing protein: MDRAQQLSEFLKTRRARLRPEDVGAGTFGGQRRVPGLRREELALLAGVSVDYYTRLEQGRARNVSPEVLDAVAGALRLDADERAHLRNLAKPTSARKRPSRPQQVGPEMRQALQALGSVPAYIIGRRLDILAWNDLARTLIADFPALPAAERNMARLVFLDDAAKDLYPDWESKARDTVSNLRLDAGRHSDDPQLATLVGELSLASDDFRRLWADHTVRGKTCGRKRFNHPRIGELALDYVAMRAPDDPDMTMMIYSAPPGPEAATTLQLLAGLTTPAVPSTTYSAADLPAEIAL, encoded by the coding sequence ATGGATCGTGCCCAGCAGCTCAGCGAGTTCCTCAAGACCCGACGCGCCCGCCTCCGCCCCGAAGACGTCGGGGCGGGCACCTTCGGCGGACAGCGGCGCGTACCGGGCCTGCGCCGCGAGGAGCTGGCGCTGCTGGCCGGGGTGAGCGTGGACTACTACACCCGCCTGGAACAGGGCCGGGCCCGCAACGTGTCCCCCGAGGTCCTGGACGCCGTTGCCGGTGCGCTCCGCCTTGACGCCGATGAACGCGCACACCTGCGCAACCTCGCCAAACCCACCAGTGCCCGCAAGCGCCCCAGCCGCCCGCAACAGGTCGGCCCCGAGATGCGCCAGGCGCTCCAGGCCCTCGGCTCCGTCCCCGCCTACATCATCGGACGCCGCCTGGACATCCTGGCCTGGAACGACCTGGCCCGGACCTTGATCGCCGACTTCCCCGCCCTGCCCGCGGCCGAGCGGAACATGGCCCGCCTGGTCTTCCTCGACGACGCCGCCAAGGACCTCTACCCCGACTGGGAGAGCAAGGCCCGCGATACCGTCTCCAACCTCCGCCTGGACGCCGGCCGCCACTCCGACGACCCGCAGCTGGCCACCCTCGTCGGTGAACTCTCCTTGGCCAGCGACGACTTCCGCCGACTGTGGGCCGACCACACCGTCCGAGGCAAGACCTGCGGGCGCAAGCGGTTCAACCACCCGCGGATCGGCGAACTCGCACTTGACTACGTCGCCATGCGGGCCCCCGACGACCCCGACATGACCATGATGATCTACAGCGCACCGCCGGGACCCGAGGCCGCCACCACCCTCCAGCTCCTGGCCGGCCTCACCACACCAGCCGTTCCGAGCACGACGTACAGCGCGGCGGACCTTCCGGCGGAGATCGCGCTCTGA